DNA sequence from the Lysobacter silvisoli genome:
GCGAGGGCGCGATGCGGCCACCGCGGTGCAGGCCGTCGCCATCGATCAGGTCCACCGTCAGCGCGGTGCCCACGCCGCAGACCAGGGTCGCGCCTGCGCCGCGCGCATGCGCGCCGAGCAGGCCCAGGAATCGGTCCACGCCGAGCTTGTACGGTTGCGCATAGGCGATGCGCACCGCACCCAGCCGCGCCTGCGTGCGCGCCACCGAGATGCGCGCGCAGCGCGCGGCCAGCGCCTCGATCACCGCCGCGCGCAACGAAGGCGAAGCGACGCTGGCCAGGTAGGCGACGTCGATGCGCGCCGGCAGCGCCTGCGCCAGCGCCGCGGCGACATCGTCTTCGCGGTGCGGCAGCGCCAGCACTTCGCCGATGCGGCCGTCCGCGCCCAGCGGCGCGCATTTGAGCCGGGTATTGCCCAAGTCGAACAACCAGGCGCTCATGCCGAAGCTCCATCGTCGCGGCGCACGCTGACTTCGCCGGCATGGAAGGCGCGCTCGCCGCCCTCGTCCAGGCGCACGCGCAGCGCGCCATCCTCGGCCAGGCCCAGAGCCACGCCGTGCTGGCGGCGGCCGTCGCCGCCGTGCACCGCCACCGCCGCGCCGGCCAGCGCATCCAGCGCCGCGTAACGCGGCAGGAACGGCGCCAGGCCGGCGCCGTCGAATTCATCCAGCGCCGGCAGCAGCCGCGCCAGCACCGCGGCGGCCACCGCGTTGCGCGCCGGCGCCGCGCCGCCCGACAAACCATGCAGGTCGCACCAGGGCTGGTCGATCGCCGCGGCGGCCGCAGCGGGCATGCGTACGTTAAGCCCCAAGCCGATCACCGCGCGCGCGGGCCCGGCGTATTCGCCGCCGCCTTCGATCAGCAGGCCGCCGAGCTTGCGCAGGCCGGCGTCGCCGACGACCACCACATCGTTGGGCCACTTCAAGCGCACCGCGGCATAACCCAGATCCTGCAAGGCTTCGACCGCGGCGATGCCGGCGACCAGACTCAGGCCGCCCAGCCGCGCCAGACCGCCGCCGAAGCCGCGCGCCAGCGACAGATACAAATGCGCGGCCAAGGGCGAAGCCCATTCGCGCCCGCGGCGGCCACGGCCGCCGGTCTGGCGCTCGGCCAGCAGCGCCACCGCACCGCGCGCGGGCGTGGCCCGGCGCAGCAGTTCGCTGTTGGTCGAATCGATGGTCCAGGCCACTTCCAGCTCTGCCAACGACGTGCGTGCCGCGGGCGGCAGCGCCGCCAGAATGGCCTGCCCGTCCAGCAGGTCCAGCGGCTGGCTCAGCGCGTAACCGCGCCCGGCCTTGGCCTCGATCGCCACGCCGGCCTCGCGCAGCGCTTCGATGCGCTTCCACACCGCGGTGCGGCTCTGGCCACAGGCGCGCGCCAGCGCGTCGCCCGAAGCGGGCCCGTCGATCAAACGTTGCAGCAGCGCGCGTTCGTCCATCAGCGCTTGCGCAAACGGTGCAGCAGTCGCGCACGGGCGAAGCGGGACTCGGTGCCGGCGCGCAGGCGCTGCAGGTTGCCGCGATGGGTGTAGACGATCAGCAGCGCCAGCACCGAGGCGAACCACAAGCGTTCGCTGCCTGCGCCGCTGAGCCAGGCCAGGACCGCCACGCCGACCGCGGCGCAGACCGTGGACACGCCGACATAGCCGGTGGAGATCAGCACCAGGCCCCAGATCAGCAGCAGGAACGGAATCGCATACGGCCACAGCACCAGCAGGCCGCCGACCGCGGTGGCCGCGCCCTTGCCGCCGCGGAAGCCGTGCCACAACGGCCAGACATGGCCCAGCACCGCCGCCAGTGCGGCCGCGTAACCGTGCCCGGTCACGCTGAGCCCGGTGCCTACCGGCGCGTAGCGCAGTGCCAGCCAGGCGGCGAGCGCGCCCTTGCCCACATCGATGAGCACCACGCCCAGGGCGAAACGCCAGCCCTGGGTGCGCAGCGCGTTGGTGCCGCCGGCGTTGCCGCTGCCGTGCTGGCGGATGTCCACGCCGCGCAGGCGGCCCAGCAGCAGGCTGCCCGACAGCGAACCGATCAGATAGGCGGCGACGATCAGCGCGATGCTCAGCGGGGCGATCGTCGGGAGTGGCGCGGGCGGCATGCGCGGAATTATGCGCGAGCGGCGCGGCCGATGGCGCGCGCCGCGCTCACGGCGCCGGCTGCACCGACACCAGCAATGCGCCGCGGCCGGCGTGCGCGCCGATCGCCGGGCCGGTTTCGACCAGGTGCGCCTCGCTCAACTCGACGCGCCGGCGCAGGCATTCGAGCAGGCGCGTGCCGTCGTCGTGGGCATCGCAGTGGCCGACGATCGCGCGCCAGCGCGTGCCGCCGGGCAGGCGCCGGGCCACGTAGCCGGCGAACTTCTCCGGCGCGCTGCGCCGCGCCAGCAAGCCGCCGGCCACGCCCAGGCGGCCGTCGGCCTTCATCCGCGCCACCGGAGTCAGGCCGCTGTAGCGCACCACCGGCCCGGCCCAGGCCGGAATGCGGCCGCCGCGCACCGCGTGCGAGATGTCGCGCGCCATCGCCCAGGTCAGGGTCAGCGGCCGCAGCCGCTCCAGTTCGGCCAGCACCGCGGCCAGGTCGGCGCCGGCCTCGGCCAGTTCGGCCGCGCGCCAGGCCAGCAGCGCCTGGCCGCCGGCGGCGTTGATGCTGTCGAACACGTGCACGCGCGCCGCATCGGCGCGCGCGGCGGCGTGCTCGCCGGACTGCAGCGTGCCCGACACCGCGCGCGACAGGCCCACGTAGATCAACTGCGGATGGTGGGCGAGCAGGAAATCGAAGGGCCGGCGGAAATCGCCCGGCGGCGGCTGGCTGGTCTTGGGCAGATCCGCCGACGCCGCCATGCGCCGGTAGAACTCGGCCGTGGTCAGCCCGACCTTGTCCAGGTAATCGCGGCCGTCCACGCTCACCCGCACCGGCACCACGTGGACGGCATGGCGTTCCAGCACCGTCTCGGGCAGGTCGGCGGCGCTGTCGGTGAGCACCGCCAGACGCAGCCCGGATTCGGTACTGCGCTGCTGCAGCAGCATGTCGTCGGCCTTCATGCCTTCGACCGCGCCATGGCCCGCGCAGGCGTCGAACAGTTGCTGCGGGCGGCCCACGTGCGCATGCACGCGCATGCGCGCGGCGCCGCCGGCCAACACCAGCGAATCGGCGCCCACCGCCTCGATCGCCGCGCGCAGCGCGTCGCGCTCGATGCCTTCGCCCAGCACCAGACATTCGGCGCACCAGCGCCGCTCGGGATCGACGTGCTCGTGCGCGGGGTGCGCATCGGCCGGCGCCGGCGCCTCGTTGGCGGCCGCGGCCGCGCCGTGCACGCGCAGCGCGCGCGGCCCGCCGTCGACAAATTCGGCGATGCCCTCGAGCAGATCGACGAACCCCTGCGCGCCGGCATCGACCACGCCGGCCTTCTGCAGCAGCGCCATCTGCTGCGGCGTGCGCGCCAGCGCCACCCGCGCGCTGGCCAGGGCGCTGGCGAAGCCCGGCCGCGGGTCGCCGCCTTCGGCGCCGCGCGCGGCCTCGTCCAGGGCGTCGGCGAAGGCCGAGATCACGCTGAGGATGGTGCCCTCCACCGGCTGGGCCAGGGCCGCGCGGGCGCTGTCGGCGCCGCGCCGCACCGAGGCGGCCAGGGTGGTCGCGTCCAGCACCGGCTGGCTGCGCGCGTGCTCGGCCACGCCGTGCAGGAACTGGGCCAGGATCGCCCCCGAATTGCCGCGCGCCCCGTCGATGGCATCGTTGCCGATGCGCAGCAGCAGCTCGCCGATGTGCCGGCTGCGCCGGCTCAGGGCCCCGTTCAGCAGGCTGCCCAGGGTGTGGGCCAGGTTGTTGCCGGTGTCGCCGTCGGCCACCGGAAACACGTTGATCCGGTTCAGGCCGTCGCGGCTGGCGATGACCCGCCGGGCCCCGGCGATCAGGGCCCGGCGCAGGGCCGGCGCGGTCAGGGGCGGGCGCAGGTTCATGGCGCGGAGTCTGCCGCAACCGCCCGTCGGGACCTGCTGCGGCGCAGCACGGCCGGCCGCAACGGCGGTCGCGGTTTCGCGCTATAGTCCGGACTTGCCTGGGGACGGTAGTGCCAGGTCCTTCGAGGATTCCGCCATGCTACGGATCTGCCTGTGCCTGCTGATCGCACTCGCCAGCGCGAGCGTCGCCGCGCGCGAGGTCAAGCTGAGCCCGAACGAAAGCTGCCCGGAAACCGCCTCGCAGAAGAAGGACACCGTGCGTCCGGCCACGCGCACCACCGCGCCGGCGCGCAGCGATGCCAAGTCCAAGCCCACGGTGCACAGCGACGAGAACAACGGCCGCCTGCAGTCGCCGCGCTGGCACAACTTCCTGCCGGGCATGTTCCGCTGAGCTGAGCGTTCGGCCGGTACCTTGAGAACCTGACGAAGAACGCTGCGGCCGTGCGCCGCGGCGCGGCAGCGGTTAGCCTGTCGCTCCTTCCGTCATCGCCCTGCCCGCCTTGTTCGATCTGCTGCGCCGCCTGCGCCGACCGCCGGCCATCGACGACACCTTGTGGCGCGCCACGCCCGACGCGGTGCCGTGGGCGCGCGTGCTGGAACCCGAACGCGAAGCGCGGCTGCGCGAACTGACGGCGCGCTTCCTGCACGAGAAGACCATCAGCCCGATCGGCGAGCTCACGCTGAGCGCGCAGCAGCGCTGCATGCTCGCGTCGCTGTGCTGCCTGCCGCTGCTGGAGTTCGGCGCCGAAGGCCTGCGCGGCTGGTCGCAGCTGATCGTCTACCCCGATGCGTTCCGGGTGAACCGCAGCCACATCGACGCGGCCGGCGTGCTGCACGAATGGCAGGACGAGCTCATCGGCGAAGCCTGGGAAGCCGGGCCGGTGGTGCTGTCCTGGGCCGACGTGCTGGCCGACTGCGCCGACCCGCGCGCGGGCTACTGCGTGGCCGCGCACGAGATCGCGCACAAGCTCGACGTGCTCGACGGCGTGCTCGACGGCACCCCGCCGCTGCCGCGCGAATGGCAGCGCGAATGGGCGCGCGAGTTCCAGGCGGCGTACGACGGCTTCGTCGACGAAGTGGATTCCGGCCGCGAGACCCTGATCGATTCCTACGCGGCCGAAGCGCCGGAGGAATTCTTCGCGGTGGCCACCGAGTACCACTTCAGCGATCCGGCGCTGCTGCAGGAGGCCTTGCCGACGGTGGCGGCGCAGTTGCGGCGCTTGTATGGGCCGTCGCCGTTCGCTTGAGCGGATAGCAGCAAAAGCAAATCCCCCAGCCCCCCTTTTTCAAAAGGGGGGTACGTCGATGGGGATTCGCAAATCGTTCGCCGCCCGCTTTAGTTCCCCCCTTTGAAAAAGGGGGGCTAGGGGGGATTCGCCCTTGCCTTTGCTTCTCAAAGCCCAGGCGGCAGCTTCACCTCGAACCGCGCCCCACCCAGCTCCTCGGACTGCACCACATCCAGCGTCCCGCGATACCCGCGCACCAGGTCCTGCACGATCGCCAGCCCGATGCCGTGCCCATGCACGCGCTCGTCGCCGCGCACGCCACGCTGCAGGATCAGCGCCACCTTGTCCGGCGGAATACCGGGGCCGTCGTCGTCCACCGCCAGCAACAGACCGGGGCGGCGGTTCGGCGCGGTTTCGCCCGGCATCACCGTCAGCAGCACGCGCGAGCGCGCCCACTTGAACGCGTTCTCCAGCAGGTTGCCCAACAGTTCCTGCAAGTCGCCGGGCTCGCCGTGGAACTGCACGCCCGGCGCCACCTCGAATTCGCACAGCACGCCCTTGGACGCGTACACCTTCTCCAACCCGCGCACGATCTGCTCGGCATGCGGCTCGATCGCCACCGGTGCGGCGAACAGGGCATGGCCACCCGAGGCCGCGCGCGCCAGTTGGTAGGACACCAGGTCGTTCATTCGCCGCAACTGCAGGTCCACGTCCTCGCGCAACTCCGCGTCGGGCGCGTTGTCGTCCAGGCGCGCGCGCAACACGGCCAGCGGCGTCTTCAGGCTGTGCGCCAGGTCGGCCAGGGTGTTGCGCTGGCGGTCCAGATTCTCGCGCTCGCTCTCGATGAAGGCGTTGATGCTTTCGGTCAGCGGCTCCAGCTCGCGCGGGTGACGCTCGCTCATGCGCGAAGCCAGGCCGCGCTGCACGCGCTTGAGCTCCTCGATCACGCGCTTCAGCGGGCGCAGGCTCCATTGCATGATCAGCGCCTGCAGCAGCAGCAGGATCACGCCCGCGCCGCCCAGGTAGCGCCACAGCGCCTCGCGGAACACTGCGACCTGGCCGCGCAGCGAGGTGGTGTTCTCCAGGATGTAGATCGTGTACGGGAATTCCGCGCGCGGATCGCCGCCGGCGGCCCAGGTCAGGCCGATGCCGTAGCGGTAGGCCTCGCCCACGCTGCCGTTGATCTCGGTGATCGGCAGCGGACCTTCGAAGCGGCGCTCGCTGGGCCTGAGCATGGACGCGGCCGGCAGCAGTGGGCCCTGCGCCGAGGGCGAATCCCAATGCCCATTGGGCAGCACCAATTCGGCGTACAAGCCGCTGCCGGGCTGATCGAAGCGCGGGTCGATGGGCTCGTAGGGTTCGACGAACTCGCCGCTGCGGTCGAAGTCGCCCTTGGCCGCATAGGCCAGCGCATAGCCGTGCAGGCGCTCGCGCAGATTGTTCTCGGCGGTGTCCAGGAACGCGCGGTCCAGCGCGTAGCCGGCCAGGGCCAGGAACGCCAGCAGGCCCAGGCTGGCGGCCAGCAGCTGGCGCGCGCGCAGCGAACGCGGCTGGCCCCAGCTCATGCGTCACGCCCCGTGCAGACGAACGAAAACCGGGCGCGAACCTCGTTCGCGCCCGGCAGGTGTGGATCGGTTGTCATCGCGTGCAGCCGCATGCACTAGCCGACGCCCGCGCCCGTCGGGCGCAGGCCGCCGTCAGTCCCCGCTGCGCGGGATGGCGAAGCGGTAGCCGCGGCCGCGCACGGTCTCGATCGGCTTCATCGCGCCGTCCGGGTCCAGCTTCTTGCGCAAGCGGCCGATGAACACTTCCAGCACATTGGAGTCGCGGTCGAAATCCTGCTGGTAGATGTGCTCGGTCAGGTCGGCCTTCGAGACCAACTCGCCCGCGTGCATCATCAGGTACTCCAGCACCTTGTACTCATAGCTGGTCAGGTCCACGTTGGTGCCGCTGACGCTGACCGTCTGCGCGGCCAGGTCCAGCATCACCGGGCCGCATTCCAGGGTCGGCTTGCTCCAGCCCGCCGCGCGGCGGACCAGGGCGTTGAGCCGCGCCAGCAGCTCCTCCACATGGAAGGGCTTGACCAGGTAGTCGTCGGCGCCCTGCTTCAGGCCCTCGACCTTGTCCTGCCAGCTCGAACGCGCGGTCAGGATCAGCACCGGGAATTTCTTGCCTTCGTCGCGCAGGGCCTTGATCAGCTCCATGCCGGACATCTTCGGCAGGCCCAGGTCGATGATGCCGAGGTCGAACGGGACTTCGCGGCCCATGTACAGGCCTTCTTCGCCGTCCTGAGCGGCGTCCACCGCAAAGCCCTCACGCTTCAGGCGCGCGGCCAGGGTTTCGCGCAGCGGGGCTTCGTCTTCGACCAGCAGAATTCGCATGGGCACTCCCTTATTTGAGTCGACCGCGCCGGAGCGCGTCCTCTAAACCTAGAGGTTAGTCGTTGTCGTTGTCGTCGCCGCGTGTACGGCCGTCGTCGCGACGGTTGCGGCCCTGCTGCGGGTCGTCCATGTAGACACGGACCCGTCCGCTGGGGTCGACGACCTTGACCCGGCTGACGTCGCGGCCGTCGAAGGGCACGCGCTCGGCGCTGAGCACCTGGCCGCCGCCGCTCTCGCGTTCGACGCGGCGTACAGCATCGGACAACGCGCGGTGGCCCTCGTGCCGGTCATGGCCGTCGTCGCGGTCGCGGTCGCGACCCTGGCCTTGGCCCTGGCCGCGACCCCGATCCTGCGCCCAGGCCGCACCGGTCCCGGCCGCAAGGGCGGCGAGTAGGAGCAGGGCCAGCAGGCGGGCGGACAGGGACGGCATGGGACCTCGGGGCTTATGGCATCGGAACAATAGCGCAGCCGCGCTGAATGAGGTGGCATTCTCGAAACGGGGCGGTGAATCCGGTCTGAACTTTTTCTTTACACCTTGGCCGCCCGCAGCGGACGTTCAGCCCCTGCCCCGGCCGCGACTGTCCCACCAGGCGCACCAGTGCCCCGCCCCGGCTAGTAGATCTCGCCCACGCAGCAGCGCAGCGAACCGCCGCCGGCCTCGATCGCGTCCAGCGCCACCTCGGCCACGGCGAAGCCGGCGTCCGACAGGGCCACCCGGCTGGCCGGGGTCAGGGCCGCGGCGGCCGCGGCGCTCATCCAGACCCGGTCGGCGGACAGGGCGATGGCGTTGCCGGCGAAGGCCGCATGCTCCGGCGGCGACAGCATCACCGTGCCGGCGCCGTAGACCTGGGCGATGGCGGCCACCACGGCCGCGTCGGCGAAGCCGTTCGGGCAGACCAGGGCCGCGCGGCCGGCCAGCACCGCCAGGACCACATTGGTGTGGTACTCGCCGGGAGCCAGGTCGAACAGCAGGGTGGCGCGCAGGCCCAGGGCCTCGTGCATCAGCCTGGCCCCGGTCTCGTCGCAGCGCTCGGACAGGCCGCAGTAGCCCAGGCCGCGGGCGCGGTCGATGACCAGGGCGCCGGTCAGCTCGCAGGGGTGCGGCTGCCGGGACAGATCGTGCTCCGCGTAGCCCAGTACGTCGCGGAAGAACGCGCGGATATCGGCGCGCCCGGCCTCGCGCTGCCGCACCGGGTGGCGCATGCGCCCGACCAAATAGCGGCCCGGCGCGGTGGCGTAGACGTTGTTCGGGAACAGCGCATCCGGGGTGTCCGGATCGCCGGCGAAGCAAACCGTGGGCAGCACCGTCGACAGCGCCCGGTGCAGGGCGCGGTGCTGGTCCTGGGCGCGGCCGGCATCGAAGGCCTCGGCCGCGGCCATGTAGCGATTGTCGTCGGCCGACTGCTCGGCGCGGGCGAAGCCGTCGGGCGCGACCAGGAACGCCGCACGCGCCGTGGCAGGGCCGAAATCCGGCGCGGCCTCGCGAGCGACGGCCAAGAAGGCGGTTGTGTCGCGCCCGATCAAGCTGCGTCGGCCCGGGTTTCGGTCAGCGCCAGCGCGCGCTCGATCAGCGACCAGTCCGCGCCGGGCTTGTGCGCGCCCTCGCTGAGCACCTGCCGGAACGCGCGCCCGCCGCGTTCTCCATGGAACAGGCCGAGCAAATGACGCGTGATGTGCTTCAGATAGACGCCGCGCGCCAGCTGCTCTTCGACGTACGGACGCAGCCCGCGCAGCAAGTCGGCGCGACTGCGCAGCTCGCCGCCGAACCAGGCCACGTCCAGCCGGTGCAGCAAATAAGGATCGTGATAAGCCGCGCGGCCCAGCATCGCCCCGTCGCTGTGTCGCAAGTGCTCGGTCGCGTCTTCCAGCGTCGCGATGCCGCCATTGACGATCACCTGCAAGTCCGGCCGGTCGCGCTTGAGCCGGTAGGCCCAGTCGTAGCGCAGCGGCGGCACCTCGCGATTCTCCTTCGGCGACAGCCCCTTGAGCCAGGCATTGCGCGCGTGCACCACGAACATGCCGCAGCCCGCCGCCGCCACCTGCTCGATGAAAGCCAGGAACACCTCGTAATGCTGATCGTCGTCCACGCCCAAGCGGCACTTCACCGTCACCGGCACCGGACAGGCCGCGACCATCGCCGCCACCGACTCGGCCACCAACGCCGGCTCCCGCATCAGACAGGCCCCGAACCGCCCCGCCTGCACCCGGTCCGACGGACAGCCGCAATTGAGGTTGACCTCGTCGAACCCGTACTCGGCCCCGATCCGCGCCGCCTGCGCCAGCAGCTCCGGCTCGCTGCCGCCCAACTGCAACGCCACCGGATGCTCGACGGGGTCCATCGCCAGCAAGCGCGCGCGGTCGCCGTGGATCACGGCGTTTGCGTGGACCATTTCGGTGTAGAGGCGCGCGTTAGGAGCAAGCGCACGGTGGAACACCCGGCACTGGGTGTCGGTCCAGTCCATCATGGGGGCGACGGAGAGGCGGAGTTGGGCGAGTGGGATCGAGGGTGGTGCTGTCATGACAGCATTGTACGGGCCGAGACACTCGCACCATTAAACGGCCTGGATTAGGGTCCACTTTCTTCAAAAGTGGAAAGATGGTCCCAATCGGTAAAACGAATACTTCCCATCAAATCTCGAACAGTCCAGCCATCGATCGTAACCACGTCCGTGGTCAGCTCCATTCCCTCGGCTGTCGCTGCAGCGATCCGAGAGACCTTACCTCCAGGCACAGGAACTCGCTCCTCCTCTAAACCAGCGAGATCGCTTTCAATTGCCTCCATCACATCTGGATCCTGAACTACAACAGTGACATGCAGCCTATACGGGCCCACAAATTGGGCCACCTGAGTGGGCGAATAGATCGCTTCCGAAGCATCAGACTGAGGACGGATATCCAAATAAATACCCTGGACATAGTGCGTGTATTTCTTTGCTATATCGGCGAAAAATTTCTTAAGCTTTGTTTTTTGGAACAATTCGACGAAATCATTCGGCAGCTCGACCCGAACGTAGCTACGCGCAAGCCATGCGGAGAACGCCTCTTTTGCTCTTTTGGTGATGTCTGCCTCTGAATCTTCTAGCCTAAAACCATTGGGTATCAGACGCGCCAAGTGCATCCGCGGCACCCAGATTCGCTCTTCAATCTTAAGGCTGAGAAGCACTTTTCGACCATCGGCGCCGGCAGCCTCCACATGGAGCTGCCGCGGATTTGCGCCATTTGTTAGCCCATCGTTGTATTCACTCGTGTCAAGCGGACGAGCACGAATGAACTCGACCGAGGGCACTCGATCAATGTCCGGGTTCTGAACATTGCACGTCTGACTCGCGAGCAACCAACATGAGTGACCCTCAAAATGAGGCTCATTGTGATTTTCAGGAAGTTGCAGAACGGAGCCCTGCCACCAGCCGTTGCGAACAATTAGCGCAACGTCAAAGCCCTCTTCAGGCTGCTGGGAACTCAGACTCGTAAGCCCTGGACTTGACTCCAGTTCTTTTGGCTCTCGCCGCCCCTTTCTGAATGTGTAGATCAAATTCCTTAATCGCATCCGTCAGCTGATCCAGCACGCCGTCTTCTTCCGAATTCGATGCAAGCATATCCCTAATC
Encoded proteins:
- a CDS encoding type III pantothenate kinase; translated protein: MSAWLFDLGNTRLKCAPLGADGRIGEVLALPHREDDVAAALAQALPARIDVAYLASVASPSLRAAVIEALAARCARISVARTQARLGAVRIAYAQPYKLGVDRFLGLLGAHARGAGATLVCGVGTALTVDLIDGDGLHRGGRIAPSPTLMREALHARAAQLPESGGDYAEFAADTEDALASGCDGAALALIERSLAQAQALLGARPALLLHGGGAQELPPQLPEAQPAPSLVLEGLAIWAGVERAS
- the birA gene encoding bifunctional biotin--[acetyl-CoA-carboxylase] ligase/biotin operon repressor BirA, yielding MDERALLQRLIDGPASGDALARACGQSRTAVWKRIEALREAGVAIEAKAGRGYALSQPLDLLDGQAILAALPPAARTSLAELEVAWTIDSTNSELLRRATPARGAVALLAERQTGGRGRRGREWASPLAAHLYLSLARGFGGGLARLGGLSLVAGIAAVEALQDLGYAAVRLKWPNDVVVVGDAGLRKLGGLLIEGGGEYAGPARAVIGLGLNVRMPAAAAAAIDQPWCDLHGLSGGAAPARNAVAAAVLARLLPALDEFDGAGLAPFLPRYAALDALAGAAVAVHGGDGRRQHGVALGLAEDGALRVRLDEGGERAFHAGEVSVRRDDGASA
- the plsY gene encoding glycerol-3-phosphate 1-O-acyltransferase PlsY, yielding MPPAPLPTIAPLSIALIVAAYLIGSLSGSLLLGRLRGVDIRQHGSGNAGGTNALRTQGWRFALGVVLIDVGKGALAAWLALRYAPVGTGLSVTGHGYAAALAAVLGHVWPLWHGFRGGKGAATAVGGLLVLWPYAIPFLLLIWGLVLISTGYVGVSTVCAAVGVAVLAWLSGAGSERLWFASVLALLIVYTHRGNLQRLRAGTESRFARARLLHRLRKR
- a CDS encoding DegV family protein; translation: MNLRPPLTAPALRRALIAGARRVIASRDGLNRINVFPVADGDTGNNLAHTLGSLLNGALSRRSRHIGELLLRIGNDAIDGARGNSGAILAQFLHGVAEHARSQPVLDATTLAASVRRGADSARAALAQPVEGTILSVISAFADALDEAARGAEGGDPRPGFASALASARVALARTPQQMALLQKAGVVDAGAQGFVDLLEGIAEFVDGGPRALRVHGAAAAANEAPAPADAHPAHEHVDPERRWCAECLVLGEGIERDALRAAIEAVGADSLVLAGGAARMRVHAHVGRPQQLFDACAGHGAVEGMKADDMLLQQRSTESGLRLAVLTDSAADLPETVLERHAVHVVPVRVSVDGRDYLDKVGLTTAEFYRRMAASADLPKTSQPPPGDFRRPFDFLLAHHPQLIYVGLSRAVSGTLQSGEHAAARADAARVHVFDSINAAGGQALLAWRAAELAEAGADLAAVLAELERLRPLTLTWAMARDISHAVRGGRIPAWAGPVVRYSGLTPVARMKADGRLGVAGGLLARRSAPEKFAGYVARRLPGGTRWRAIVGHCDAHDDGTRLLECLRRRVELSEAHLVETGPAIGAHAGRGALLVSVQPAP
- a CDS encoding zinc-dependent peptidase, translating into MLRRLRRPPAIDDTLWRATPDAVPWARVLEPEREARLRELTARFLHEKTISPIGELTLSAQQRCMLASLCCLPLLEFGAEGLRGWSQLIVYPDAFRVNRSHIDAAGVLHEWQDELIGEAWEAGPVVLSWADVLADCADPRAGYCVAAHEIAHKLDVLDGVLDGTPPLPREWQREWAREFQAAYDGFVDEVDSGRETLIDSYAAEAPEEFFAVATEYHFSDPALLQEALPTVAAQLRRLYGPSPFA
- a CDS encoding ATP-binding protein → MSWGQPRSLRARQLLAASLGLLAFLALAGYALDRAFLDTAENNLRERLHGYALAYAAKGDFDRSGEFVEPYEPIDPRFDQPGSGLYAELVLPNGHWDSPSAQGPLLPAASMLRPSERRFEGPLPITEINGSVGEAYRYGIGLTWAAGGDPRAEFPYTIYILENTTSLRGQVAVFREALWRYLGGAGVILLLLQALIMQWSLRPLKRVIEELKRVQRGLASRMSERHPRELEPLTESINAFIESERENLDRQRNTLADLAHSLKTPLAVLRARLDDNAPDAELREDVDLQLRRMNDLVSYQLARAASGGHALFAAPVAIEPHAEQIVRGLEKVYASKGVLCEFEVAPGVQFHGEPGDLQELLGNLLENAFKWARSRVLLTVMPGETAPNRRPGLLLAVDDDGPGIPPDKVALILQRGVRGDERVHGHGIGLAIVQDLVRGYRGTLDVVQSEELGGARFEVKLPPGL
- a CDS encoding response regulator transcription factor yields the protein MRILLVEDEAPLRETLAARLKREGFAVDAAQDGEEGLYMGREVPFDLGIIDLGLPKMSGMELIKALRDEGKKFPVLILTARSSWQDKVEGLKQGADDYLVKPFHVEELLARLNALVRRAAGWSKPTLECGPVMLDLAAQTVSVSGTNVDLTSYEYKVLEYLMMHAGELVSKADLTEHIYQQDFDRDSNVLEVFIGRLRKKLDPDGAMKPIETVRGRGYRFAIPRSGD
- a CDS encoding arginine deiminase-related protein, with protein sequence MAVAREAAPDFGPATARAAFLVAPDGFARAEQSADDNRYMAAAEAFDAGRAQDQHRALHRALSTVLPTVCFAGDPDTPDALFPNNVYATAPGRYLVGRMRHPVRQREAGRADIRAFFRDVLGYAEHDLSRQPHPCELTGALVIDRARGLGYCGLSERCDETGARLMHEALGLRATLLFDLAPGEYHTNVVLAVLAGRAALVCPNGFADAAVVAAIAQVYGAGTVMLSPPEHAAFAGNAIALSADRVWMSAAAAAALTPASRVALSDAGFAVAEVALDAIEAGGGSLRCCVGEIY
- the dusA gene encoding tRNA dihydrouridine(20/20a) synthase DusA, with amino-acid sequence MTAPPSIPLAQLRLSVAPMMDWTDTQCRVFHRALAPNARLYTEMVHANAVIHGDRARLLAMDPVEHPVALQLGGSEPELLAQAARIGAEYGFDEVNLNCGCPSDRVQAGRFGACLMREPALVAESVAAMVAACPVPVTVKCRLGVDDDQHYEVFLAFIEQVAAAGCGMFVVHARNAWLKGLSPKENREVPPLRYDWAYRLKRDRPDLQVIVNGGIATLEDATEHLRHSDGAMLGRAAYHDPYLLHRLDVAWFGGELRSRADLLRGLRPYVEEQLARGVYLKHITRHLLGLFHGERGGRAFRQVLSEGAHKPGADWSLIERALALTETRADAA